One genomic segment of Clostridium saccharoperbutylacetonicum N1-4(HMT) includes these proteins:
- a CDS encoding efflux RND transporter periplasmic adaptor subunit yields the protein MPKLDIKKLKPKGISLKGIKLKRKPSKKAIIFSIIFVIIVAAIIAKIIMPKPAPQVKYTTLSKGKVVNSVNVLGEIKSQDTTNIYSTESNAIKEVKVGDNVKTGDILAILDSAGLEKDIEQSTATADATDANNKVTLEAAQKAYDDELKIYNNNLNTDVKNAEEVLNLAKINLDDKKKTYEKNKSLYDAQAITESDFNKVKIDYDTANSDYEKAKVSLENVKIKADQALSKAKNEYDTAQNNYNNKSQRIAIEKQKQQLENCTIKATVDGTVTSVNATVGNSGSGILFELENLDNIEITVPIKEVDIANIKVGQRAEIKTDSTGNDVIEGEVVSVSPSAKKDIIAQSKAASQSQQGTSSDAGFEAKVKVNNANQNMKVGMSARVNIITSEKSDVYTVSSESIIENGNGKSVYVAEKVGEKGNEYIVKELPISTGLESDFNVEISGEGISDGIFVINDPSTCKVGEKIQIKGA from the coding sequence ATGCCAAAGTTAGACATTAAAAAATTAAAACCTAAAGGCATAAGCCTTAAGGGAATAAAATTAAAAAGGAAACCGAGTAAAAAGGCAATTATTTTTAGCATAATATTTGTAATAATTGTAGCTGCTATAATTGCTAAGATAATTATGCCTAAGCCAGCACCGCAGGTTAAATACACAACACTTTCTAAAGGAAAAGTCGTAAACAGTGTGAACGTTTTGGGAGAAATAAAAAGTCAGGATACTACAAATATTTATAGCACTGAAAGTAATGCTATAAAAGAAGTAAAAGTTGGAGATAATGTTAAGACAGGTGATATCCTAGCAATTTTAGATTCAGCAGGGTTGGAAAAAGATATTGAACAGTCAACAGCTACTGCAGATGCAACAGATGCTAATAATAAGGTGACTCTTGAAGCTGCCCAAAAAGCATATGATGATGAATTGAAAATATATAATAATAATTTAAATACTGATGTTAAAAATGCTGAAGAAGTTTTAAATTTGGCAAAGATTAATTTAGATGATAAGAAGAAAACTTATGAAAAAAATAAATCATTATATGATGCTCAAGCAATTACAGAGAGTGATTTTAATAAGGTTAAAATTGATTATGATACTGCAAATTCAGATTATGAGAAGGCAAAGGTGTCATTAGAAAATGTAAAGATTAAAGCTGATCAAGCCTTAAGTAAAGCTAAGAATGAGTATGATACAGCACAAAATAATTATAATAACAAAAGTCAAAGGATTGCTATTGAAAAACAAAAGCAGCAATTAGAAAATTGCACAATTAAGGCAACAGTTGACGGAACAGTTACAAGTGTAAATGCTACTGTTGGAAATTCAGGAAGTGGTATTTTATTTGAACTTGAGAATTTAGATAATATAGAAATAACTGTACCTATTAAAGAAGTTGATATAGCAAATATTAAAGTTGGACAAAGAGCAGAGATAAAGACAGATTCAACAGGGAATGATGTTATTGAAGGAGAAGTAGTAAGTGTCAGCCCATCTGCTAAAAAAGATATAATTGCTCAAAGTAAAGCTGCAAGCCAATCTCAACAAGGGACAAGTTCGGATGCAGGATTTGAAGCAAAGGTTAAAGTTAATAATGCAAATCAAAATATGAAAGTTGGAATGAGTGCAAGAGTAAATATAATCACTAGTGAAAAATCAGATGTATATACAGTATCATCAGAAAGTATAATTGAAAATGGAAATGGTAAAAGTGTATATGTAGCTGAAAAAGTTGGTGAAAAAGGAAATGAATATATAGTTAAAGAACTGCCAATAAGTACAGGCCTTGAATCTGATTTCAATGTAGAGATTTCAGGAGAGGGAATTTCAGACGGAATATTTGTAATTAATGATCCTTCAACATGTAAGGTTGGAGAGAAAATTCAAATAAAAGGGGCGTGA
- a CDS encoding ABC transporter ATP-binding protein yields MNKTIIEMKNIVKSFYVGTPNQLDILKGINIVVNEGEFVAIVGASGSGKSTLMNIIGALDRPTSGKYILDGTDIEDKTDNGLSEVRNKKIGFVFQTYNLIPRSSALKNVELPMLYYGMNRHERRERAEQLLELVGMKDRMKHQPNELSGGQKQRVAIARALANNPSIILADEPTGALDSETGRLVMDLFHKVHEVEGKTIVFITHNHELAEETERIITLKDGNVVSEEQNDKFIKKFPNGEKICL; encoded by the coding sequence TTGAATAAAACTATAATAGAAATGAAAAATATAGTTAAAAGCTTTTATGTGGGTACTCCAAACCAATTGGATATTTTAAAAGGGATTAATATAGTTGTAAATGAAGGTGAATTTGTAGCTATTGTTGGAGCTTCTGGTTCTGGAAAAAGTACATTGATGAACATAATAGGGGCACTTGATAGGCCAACTTCAGGAAAATATATTTTAGATGGTACAGATATTGAGGATAAAACTGACAATGGTTTATCAGAGGTAAGAAACAAAAAGATAGGCTTTGTATTTCAAACCTATAATTTAATACCAAGAAGCTCAGCTTTAAAAAATGTTGAATTACCAATGCTTTATTATGGAATGAATAGACATGAAAGAAGGGAACGGGCAGAACAACTGTTAGAACTTGTGGGAATGAAGGATAGAATGAAACATCAACCTAATGAATTATCAGGAGGTCAGAAGCAAAGGGTTGCTATAGCTAGAGCTCTTGCTAATAATCCAAGTATTATACTTGCTGATGAACCCACAGGGGCCCTTGATTCAGAAACAGGAAGACTTGTTATGGATTTGTTTCATAAGGTACATGAAGTAGAAGGGAAAACTATAGTATTTATAACTCATAATCATGAGCTTGCAGAAGAAACAGAAAGAATTATAACATTGAAGGATGGAAATGTAGTATCAGAAGAGCAGAATGACAAGTTTATTAAAAAATTTCCAAATGGTGAAAAAATATGTTTATAA
- a CDS encoding ABC transporter permease has translation MFIKENILLAIAGIRASKMRSLLTMLGIIIGISSVIGIVSIGSAITSKVSGELDKLGGNNMYVQIREKSEDGGGGGYSSKEPEDTDLLTLDQINSIKEAFSDRISGISIDTSTGQGKVKDGYLYANISTVGVNDEYKDVNNIKMVSGRFISDKDVKGTKKTAVVSEKLVNNMFKGKTNPLGKEIKVYIQDNIETYVIVGVYEYEPPSFLEGMGGTASKEKDIQTNLYIPITTAKAEQKYKNYYGFMIKPNGNIDSEKLVKDIKKYTDKLYKSNKYWELDVRNLKNQVQSFTSILSAISAAISVIAAIALLVGGIGVMNIMLVSVTERTREIGTRKALGAKSSHIKMQFITESVIICSIGGTIGIILGIGMGIIACLVLNSPISISIPTILISFTFSMAIGVFFGYYPAKKAANLDPIEALRYE, from the coding sequence ATGTTTATAAAAGAAAATATATTGCTTGCAATAGCAGGTATTAGAGCTAGTAAAATGCGTTCCCTATTGACTATGCTGGGAATTATTATAGGGATATCTTCTGTTATAGGAATTGTTTCTATAGGAAGTGCAATTACTTCTAAGGTTTCAGGGGAATTAGATAAACTAGGTGGAAATAATATGTATGTTCAGATTAGAGAGAAGAGTGAAGATGGTGGCGGCGGTGGATATTCCTCTAAAGAACCAGAAGATACTGATTTGCTCACCTTAGATCAAATAAATTCAATTAAGGAAGCATTTTCAGATAGAATTAGTGGTATAAGTATAGATACAAGTACAGGACAAGGAAAAGTTAAAGATGGATATTTATATGCTAACATATCAACAGTAGGAGTAAATGATGAATATAAAGATGTTAATAATATCAAAATGGTTAGTGGAAGATTTATTTCAGATAAAGATGTTAAAGGAACAAAGAAAACAGCAGTAGTTTCTGAAAAGCTTGTTAATAATATGTTTAAAGGTAAAACTAATCCTTTGGGCAAAGAAATTAAAGTGTATATACAAGATAATATTGAAACCTATGTTATTGTGGGAGTTTATGAATATGAACCACCTTCTTTTCTTGAAGGAATGGGGGGGACAGCATCAAAGGAAAAAGATATACAAACTAATTTATACATTCCTATAACAACAGCAAAAGCAGAACAAAAGTATAAGAATTATTATGGTTTTATGATTAAACCTAATGGGAATATTGATTCAGAGAAGTTAGTCAAAGATATAAAGAAATATACAGATAAGTTGTATAAGAGTAATAAATATTGGGAATTAGATGTTAGAAATCTTAAAAATCAAGTACAATCCTTCACCTCAATACTTAGTGCTATATCGGCAGCAATATCTGTAATTGCAGCTATTGCATTGCTAGTAGGTGGAATAGGTGTAATGAATATAATGCTTGTATCTGTTACAGAGAGAACAAGGGAAATAGGAACAAGAAAAGCTCTTGGAGCTAAAAGCAGCCATATTAAAATGCAATTTATAACTGAATCAGTTATAATATGTTCAATTGGTGGAACCATAGGAATAATATTGGGAATTGGAATGGGGATAATTGCATGTTTAGTATTGAATTCACCTATATCAATATCTATTCCAACTATACTAATAAGCTTCACTTTTTCCATGGCTATTGGGGTATTCTTCGGATATTACCCAGCTAAAAAAGCAGCAAATCTTGATCCTATTGAAGCATTAAGATATGAATAA
- a CDS encoding acid phosphatase, whose product MNFNKKIMPLVLATTITQGLMPFKAFAADDLTPHAGAYGYFVDTYMQNSGGYKPGDTSPATNPAVGALSQFLNIFTPVSGTANGDEWTRGTILDQDIHDQNISTVIDMTAGNTTQAAVTTTGPLVRVFFDDRRNASYSVTDGLGKYTDVFRNLANANTAINGDMLQDALTQKIANDDDREDSHQKGPWASETSELGNMVKLINTLRGGQASGNPSKYFYQYMRPYRWSSEVKLLPTLALDIGSNPNKDGGFPSGHTNAAYLASIGMAYAAPERFQEMLTRASELGNDRIIAGYHSPLDVMGGRMIGTALAASALYDPNNASLKAAAYNEAQTKLFTQAGTSEDRFSDYKKNKEDYIKRLTYGFGQTGDTTIPMKVPKGAEVLLETRLPYLDVNQRRDVLYTTGLESGYPLLDDAEGWGRLNLFAAADGYGAFNSNITVNMEASKGGFNASDRWRNDISGSGTLIKQGTGTLKLGGDNTYSGGTDIQGGTIEADSATAFGVGSVSNESGTVVENVDGLVNIKNDYNQSQNSTLELSIGSKDDVLEVDGNATFNGKLKLDFSNSYIPTSGMTIIKFNSNNTNSRFSSIETTGLPSNYVVNLVYDNNSVRLLIGTSDSSSGSHHNSPSNHTNATNDNVSTNSDKTATDNGVTNKIATEGNTGWQQKNGLWYNLSKEGTINTGWLKDTDGKWYYLDKSGMMKTGWVQSGDGNWYYLDKTGAMQTGWVKDTDGNWYYLNQSGTMEHDKYIDGYYVGSNGAWAE is encoded by the coding sequence ATGAATTTTAATAAAAAAATTATGCCACTAGTTTTAGCAACTACTATAACTCAAGGGTTAATGCCTTTTAAGGCTTTTGCTGCTGATGATTTAACTCCACATGCAGGGGCATATGGGTACTTTGTTGATACATATATGCAAAATTCAGGAGGATATAAACCAGGAGATACTTCACCTGCAACTAATCCAGCGGTTGGTGCCTTATCACAATTTCTTAATATATTTACACCAGTATCAGGAACTGCTAATGGTGATGAATGGACTAGAGGTACAATATTAGATCAAGATATACATGATCAAAATATTAGTACCGTAATTGATATGACAGCAGGAAATACAACTCAAGCAGCTGTTACTACTACAGGGCCATTAGTTAGAGTATTTTTTGATGATCGTAGAAATGCAAGTTATAGTGTTACAGATGGTCTTGGAAAATATACAGATGTATTTAGAAATCTTGCTAATGCAAATACTGCAATTAATGGAGATATGCTACAGGATGCATTAACACAAAAAATAGCCAATGATGATGATCGCGAGGATAGTCATCAAAAGGGTCCTTGGGCAAGCGAAACTTCTGAGCTTGGAAACATGGTTAAATTAATCAATACTTTACGCGGGGGACAAGCTAGTGGAAATCCATCAAAGTATTTTTATCAATACATGCGACCATATCGTTGGAGTTCTGAGGTGAAATTACTTCCAACCTTAGCTCTAGATATAGGAAGTAATCCAAATAAGGATGGAGGTTTTCCAAGTGGACATACAAATGCTGCATACTTAGCATCAATTGGAATGGCTTATGCAGCACCAGAGCGTTTTCAAGAAATGCTTACACGTGCTTCTGAACTTGGAAATGATAGAATTATAGCAGGATATCATTCTCCCTTAGATGTAATGGGAGGACGTATGATTGGTACAGCACTTGCCGCATCAGCTTTATATGATCCAAACAATGCTAGCTTAAAGGCTGCTGCTTATAATGAAGCACAAACTAAACTTTTTACACAAGCAGGCACATCAGAAGATAGATTTAGTGATTATAAGAAGAATAAGGAAGATTATATTAAAAGATTAACTTATGGATTTGGACAAACTGGAGACACAACTATACCAATGAAAGTGCCAAAAGGAGCAGAAGTGCTATTAGAAACTCGTCTTCCATATCTTGATGTTAATCAAAGGCGCGATGTTTTATATACAACTGGTTTAGAATCTGGCTATCCATTATTAGACGATGCTGAAGGTTGGGGAAGGCTTAACCTCTTTGCAGCGGCAGATGGTTATGGAGCCTTTAATAGCAATATTACAGTGAACATGGAAGCATCAAAGGGTGGATTTAATGCTTCAGATAGATGGCGTAATGATATTTCAGGAAGTGGAACCTTAATAAAGCAAGGAACAGGAACTTTAAAATTAGGTGGAGATAATACTTATAGTGGTGGAACAGACATTCAAGGTGGTACTATTGAAGCAGATTCAGCTACAGCTTTTGGAGTAGGAAGTGTTTCAAATGAAAGTGGTACAGTTGTTGAAAATGTAGATGGATTAGTGAATATAAAAAATGACTATAATCAATCACAAAACAGTACACTTGAACTTTCTATTGGAAGCAAAGATGATGTGTTGGAGGTTGATGGTAATGCAACCTTCAATGGAAAGTTGAAGTTGGATTTTAGTAATAGTTATATACCTACAAGTGGTATGACTATAATAAAATTTAATAGTAATAACACAAATAGTAGATTTTCATCAATTGAAACAACTGGTTTACCAAGTAATTATGTAGTAAATCTTGTTTATGATAATAACTCTGTCAGATTATTAATAGGAACATCAGATTCTTCTTCAGGGTCACATCATAATTCACCAAGTAACCATACGAACGCAACTAACGATAATGTAAGCACTAACTCAGATAAAACTGCAACTGATAATGGTGTGACTAATAAAATTGCTACTGAAGGTAACACTGGATGGCAGCAAAAAAATGGACTTTGGTATAATTTGTCAAAAGAAGGAACAATAAATACTGGATGGCTTAAAGACACGGATGGCAAATGGTATTATTTAGATAAATCAGGAATGATGAAGACAGGCTGGGTTCAAAGTGGTGATGGAAACTGGTATTATTTAGATAAAACGGGGGCCATGCAGACAGGTTGGGTTAAGGATACGGATGGGAATTGGTATTATTTAAACCAATCAGGAACTATGGAGCATGATAAGTATATTGATGGATATTATGTTGGTTCTAATGGAGCGTGGGCAGAATAA
- a CDS encoding trans-sulfuration enzyme family protein — MTVKKSFETIAVSGISGGDETTGAISFPIYQAATFKHHGLNNSTGYDYSRAQNPTREEAEKTLAVLEGGKSAIGFSSGVAAITACIHLFKTGDHILLSDDLYGGTYRLFDETFKDFGLEVTFVDTTSTKNILEAIKENTKGILIETPSNPMMKVTDIRATAEIAKNNNLLLIVDNTFLTPYYQKPLELGADIVVHSGTKFLGGHHDLLAGFIVANDDKILERLRRIHMSTGATLSPFDAWLILRGLKTLHIRLDRSQENSIKIAKFLESSPNVEKVYYVGLEAFEGYELNKQQATGFGATLSFRVKDKELIPKILESVKVIRFAESLGGVETLITYPFTQTHSEIPEEIKQKLGVDEYLLRLSVGIENIDDLINDLDKAINSIKS; from the coding sequence ATGACAGTAAAAAAATCTTTTGAAACAATTGCAGTTAGTGGCATATCAGGTGGGGATGAAACTACAGGGGCAATAAGTTTTCCTATTTATCAAGCGGCTACCTTTAAGCATCATGGCTTAAATAATAGCACAGGTTATGACTATTCAAGAGCACAAAACCCAACAAGAGAAGAAGCAGAAAAAACCTTAGCAGTTTTAGAAGGTGGAAAATCAGCCATTGGTTTTTCATCAGGAGTGGCAGCAATAACAGCCTGTATACACTTATTTAAAACAGGGGATCATATACTTTTATCTGATGATTTATATGGAGGGACATATAGGTTATTTGATGAAACTTTTAAAGATTTTGGGTTAGAAGTAACCTTTGTTGATACAACAAGTACAAAAAATATATTGGAAGCAATAAAGGAAAACACAAAAGGTATTCTTATAGAAACTCCTTCGAATCCTATGATGAAGGTAACAGATATAAGAGCTACAGCAGAAATAGCTAAAAATAACAACTTACTACTTATTGTAGATAATACATTTTTAACACCATATTATCAAAAGCCATTAGAATTAGGTGCTGATATAGTAGTACATAGTGGAACAAAATTCTTAGGTGGACATCATGATTTACTAGCAGGTTTTATTGTTGCAAATGATGATAAAATATTGGAAAGATTGAGAAGAATTCATATGTCGACGGGAGCTACGTTATCACCTTTTGATGCCTGGCTTATTTTAAGAGGCTTAAAGACATTACACATAAGATTAGATAGATCACAGGAGAATTCAATAAAGATAGCTAAATTCTTAGAAAGTAGTCCTAATGTAGAAAAAGTTTATTATGTAGGGCTAGAAGCTTTTGAGGGATATGAATTGAATAAGCAGCAAGCAACAGGCTTTGGAGCAACACTTTCCTTCAGAGTTAAGGATAAAGAATTAATACCTAAAATTTTAGAGAGTGTTAAAGTAATAAGGTTTGCAGAAAGCTTAGGTGGGGTTGAAACTTTAATAACTTATCCATTCACGCAAACTCATTCAGAAATACCAGAAGAAATTAAGCAAAAATTAGGTGTTGATGAATATTTACTTAGACTGTCTGTTGGAATAGAAAATATAGATGACCTAATAAATGACTTAGACAAAGCGATTAATTCAATTAAGAGTTAG
- a CDS encoding trans-sulfuration enzyme family protein yields the protein MNFGTKLIHASGDIDPTTGSVSTPIYQTSTFHQFDIENFGKYDYARSGNPTRDVVEKLIAELEGGECGFAFASGMAAICSVLSIFSAGDHIIICGDVYGGTYRATTKLFSRFNIEFTFVDASNIEEIERAFKENTRGLYLETPSNPLLKVTDLRAASKLAKENNSITIVDNTFMSPYLQRPLELGADIVVHSATKFLGGHSDVIAGLVVTKTKELGDRVYQIQNTFGAVLGPQDSWLLVRGIKTLKVRLDALQKSAQKLAEWLEAREEVEKVYYLGLASMEGRELHLEQADGAGAVLSFKFKTFERTKVFLNNVKNVAVAVSLGSVETIVSYPAKMSHASIPKEEREVLGITDTLIRVSVGLEDIEDLIKSFEEAIEK from the coding sequence ATGAATTTTGGAACTAAATTAATACATGCAAGTGGAGATATTGATCCTACAACAGGATCTGTAAGTACTCCTATATATCAAACATCTACTTTTCATCAATTTGATATAGAGAATTTTGGAAAGTATGATTATGCTAGATCAGGAAATCCAACTAGAGATGTTGTAGAAAAACTAATAGCAGAACTTGAAGGTGGGGAATGTGGTTTTGCTTTTGCATCTGGGATGGCAGCAATTTGTTCTGTGCTCTCAATATTCTCAGCAGGAGATCATATTATAATTTGCGGAGATGTATACGGTGGAACATATAGGGCAACAACAAAATTGTTTTCTAGATTTAATATTGAGTTTACTTTTGTAGATGCATCAAATATTGAAGAAATAGAAAGAGCTTTCAAAGAAAATACAAGAGGACTTTATTTAGAAACTCCTTCAAATCCATTGTTAAAGGTAACGGATTTAAGAGCTGCTAGTAAGTTGGCTAAAGAAAATAATTCTATTACAATAGTTGATAACACCTTTATGTCACCATATTTGCAAAGGCCATTAGAACTAGGCGCAGATATAGTTGTGCATAGTGCAACTAAGTTTTTGGGTGGGCATAGTGATGTGATTGCAGGACTTGTTGTTACTAAGACAAAGGAACTTGGAGATAGGGTTTATCAAATACAAAACACATTTGGGGCTGTGCTAGGGCCACAAGATTCCTGGCTTTTAGTTAGAGGAATTAAAACTTTAAAAGTAAGATTGGATGCACTTCAAAAAAGTGCTCAAAAGTTAGCAGAATGGCTTGAAGCAAGAGAAGAAGTTGAAAAAGTATATTATTTAGGTTTAGCTTCAATGGAAGGGAGAGAGTTACATTTAGAGCAAGCTGATGGTGCAGGTGCGGTATTATCCTTTAAATTTAAAACTTTTGAAAGAACTAAAGTTTTCTTGAATAATGTTAAAAATGTAGCAGTTGCAGTAAGTTTGGGAAGTGTTGAAACTATAGTATCATACCCAGCTAAAATGAGTCATGCTTCAATTCCAAAGGAAGAAAGAGAAGTGCTTGGAATTACAGATACTTTAATAAGGGTTTCTGTAGGGCTTGAAGATATAGAAGACTTAATAAAGTCTTTTGAAGAAGCAATTGAAAAATAA
- a CDS encoding MarR family winged helix-turn-helix transcriptional regulator, whose protein sequence is MDKDDLFKVSDSLMNFLWIIQNNVLKTQDINKIIQASRSDTRGCCKDFSIPPSHGRVIFYLLHCNSSPISQIADSLGISKSNMTPIIDNLINYGLVNRFPDSDDRRVLRVELTQKAHDLLDAFRDAISNSFVEKISALSDDDVVLLNQSMLNLITLFKKIY, encoded by the coding sequence ATGGATAAAGATGATTTATTTAAAGTCTCAGATTCATTAATGAACTTTTTATGGATTATTCAAAATAATGTACTTAAAACTCAAGATATAAATAAAATTATTCAAGCATCACGTAGCGATACACGCGGATGTTGTAAAGATTTTTCAATTCCGCCTTCACATGGGCGAGTTATTTTTTATCTTTTACATTGTAATTCCTCTCCTATTTCACAAATAGCTGATAGCTTAGGAATATCAAAATCAAATATGACTCCTATTATTGATAATTTAATTAATTACGGCTTGGTTAATAGATTCCCAGATTCTGATGACAGGAGAGTTCTTAGAGTTGAATTAACTCAAAAAGCTCATGATTTACTAGACGCTTTTCGTGATGCTATTTCTAATTCCTTTGTAGAAAAAATATCAGCACTCTCTGATGATGATGTAGTGCTATTAAACCAATCTATGTTAAACCTTATAACTTTATTTAAAAAAATCTACTAA
- a CDS encoding TolC family protein codes for MRKNINKMVAFAIGISVMSGSIVPVFAADTTQQVSNTVTSTQTVSGKPLFTLDEAIKAAISNSDILAIDNKKVSYQDKVNDVNERIEDITPNLSSDKKDLNKDTRNNSLDQAEQQREFDEDSVVQKTTNAYNSIVTSQMKIDKAARDLAVKTKQLNDAKLKNNLGLLTEVDLQANQIQIQNLQYAQNYSENQLKDAIYSFKVLTGKDVTQYSLEQDIQFDKLKIDGDVDAYFDEVIDKDLKYKVELNKITKEYYNDHDNQVSERNVQDAKTKTDGATVPVAITGETLEQYMARYNQYEQDKSAYSNALSARLGYLSTKLSMDTTDISLNMTKKQLKDTLRTLYTNLLAQEDKINSTKSSIELTNKQLSNAKLKYDLGLMTKSDYDTLVINSLDLNIQLRSAIDSYNTLKEEIQKPWIAAGGAASSGSGNAGA; via the coding sequence ATGAGAAAGAATATAAATAAAATGGTTGCATTTGCAATTGGGATAAGTGTTATGAGCGGAAGTATAGTACCAGTATTTGCAGCAGATACTACACAACAAGTTTCTAATACAGTGACAAGTACACAAACAGTAAGTGGAAAACCACTTTTTACTTTAGATGAAGCTATAAAGGCTGCAATAAGTAATAGTGATATATTAGCAATTGATAATAAAAAAGTAAGTTATCAAGATAAAGTTAATGATGTAAATGAAAGAATAGAGGATATTACTCCTAACCTATCTAGTGATAAGAAAGATCTTAATAAGGATACTCGTAATAATTCACTTGATCAGGCTGAGCAACAAAGAGAATTTGATGAGGATTCTGTAGTACAAAAAACTACTAATGCCTACAATAGTATTGTCACAAGTCAAATGAAAATAGATAAAGCAGCAAGAGATTTAGCTGTTAAAACTAAGCAATTAAATGATGCAAAATTAAAAAATAATTTAGGACTTTTAACAGAAGTTGATTTGCAAGCTAATCAGATTCAAATTCAAAACTTACAATATGCACAAAATTATAGTGAAAATCAATTGAAGGATGCAATATATAGTTTTAAAGTGTTAACTGGAAAAGATGTGACTCAATATAGCTTAGAACAAGATATTCAATTTGATAAATTAAAAATAGATGGAGATGTAGATGCTTATTTTGATGAAGTTATAGATAAGGATTTGAAATATAAAGTAGAATTAAATAAGATTACTAAAGAGTATTATAATGATCATGACAACCAAGTATCTGAAAGGAATGTACAAGATGCAAAGACGAAAACAGATGGTGCAACAGTACCTGTAGCAATTACAGGTGAAACTTTGGAACAGTATATGGCTCGTTATAATCAATATGAGCAAGATAAAAGTGCATATTCAAATGCATTGTCAGCACGTTTAGGATATCTTAGTACAAAACTAAGTATGGATACAACTGATATATCTTTAAATATGACTAAAAAACAACTAAAGGATACACTAAGAACTTTATATACAAATCTCCTTGCACAAGAAGATAAGATTAATTCAACAAAGAGTAGTATAGAATTAACTAATAAACAGCTTAGTAATGCAAAGCTTAAGTATGATTTAGGACTAATGACTAAATCAGATTATGATACATTAGTTATTAATAGTTTAGATTTAAATATTCAATTAAGAAGTGCAATAGATAGCTACAATACTTTAAAAGAAGAAATACAAAAGCCTTGGATAGCTGCAGGTGGAGCTGCGTCAAGCGGTTCAGGAAATGCGGGAGCATAA